DNA from Prunus persica cultivar Lovell chromosome G6, Prunus_persica_NCBIv2, whole genome shotgun sequence:
TACAGTAAATAAGAATCTCTTTCTttcacaaagaaaacaaaacaccatTGCTTTTCTCATCCTTTGAATAATATTCAATTTGTTGTCGGCAGTCTGTTTTGCAAATGGAAATATATGTAGGAGTTAAATAGAATTTCTTTACCAAATTCTATTATTCTATCCTTACCAAACATATTGTGTAGCTCAAGATTTTGAAGAAAGTGATTTTGACTCCAAATAAGTAATGCCAAACGGACACTAAGACAACTCAAATTCAATCAAGcagtacaaaataaaatcacaCCATGAAGGTTTGCCAAAAAAGTCTTGCATTTGCttgtcatattgcattcaacaACTATCGTATATaagatttgaattcaaaatttcctCCGACAAACCCGGAAATCAAATTATCATGGGATCAGGGGCGCACTTAGTCATGGGGGTTAACGAAATGAGTGGTTCATTCCACATAAGATTTTACGTATACAATGAGATAATACATGAGACTAAACTAGTGCATCTTGCCATGCAAGAAATTAGCAGAATGTGTTTCAAGTCTTGGATGGAGATACAAGGAACCCCAAACAGACCtgccttttttggtttgtCAATAATGGTAGGCTATAAAAATGTGTGAAGTCCTTAATCCCCTCTAAATAAATTCCACCAATACCATTACGAAGAAAAACATTTTTAATACAGTATACTATATAGTATATACCTCAGTATGCTCATACGATACGTCAatcgattaaaaaaaaatgttatgtattaaaactaaaagacAGATTTAGTTTACTTACATGCATGGCAACTGAAAAACAAagtcttcttatttttcttaattataaaatatgaataaatggTGTCTAAATCAATGTACGTGTATAAGTATAGGTATTTAAATATGAATGTGTATCTTATCATGGAGCTGCTATGATGGCTATTTTgacacaaataaaaataaaaataaaaatgtaggTAGCCCGTATATGATTTAgtgtttactttctttttttatacaaaagactagagaaattataaatacctaaaaaaaatatatattcattaaattttaaactaATAACTTTAGCTAATCCAGTCGTTAACAAATTTCTGATTCCATCTTGCTAAATTAGTGCACAACCTTGCCATGCAAGACATGAGCAGGTCTTGAAGGGAGTTACAAGGAAACCCCAAACAGACCTGCCTCTTTTGGTTTGTCAATAATGGTGGGCTATAAAAATGTGTGCAGTCCTTTATCTCCTCTAAATAAATTCCAAAACCATTACGGAGAAAAACATTTTTAACATAGTATGATACTATATAGTATAGTATATACCTAAGTATGCTCATACGATACGTCAatcgattaaaaaaaatgtaatgtattaaaactaaaagacAGATTTAGTTTACTTACATCCATGGCaactgaaaaacaaagagttttcttatttttcttaattataaaatatgaaaaaatggtGTCTAAATCAATGTACGTGTATAAGTACAGGTTTTAAATATGAAGGTGTTTCTTATCATGGAATTGTTATGGTGgctattttgacaaaaataaaaatgtaggTAGCCCGATTGGCCCCCTTGCCCAATTGATATATTACAACTAGGAAAATTGACTGGTGATGAAAATTCCAATAAATCGTTCAAGTCACGTTACACAGCAGCCATGgaattcaaatcaaacaatGCATAGTCTAATTTGacctcttttttcctttgatttCCCCAAAACTGCAAGAACTTTCTGTTGGCTCTATAGAGCCGGCTAGCTAGTAGAGGCCTTAATATTCAATACTGTTtccatcatatatatatatatatattattttcttcctcaTTTTCTAACTTGGACTCGCAACCAATCTTTCCAATTCTTTTTCTACATGTTAGCCAGAGATCAAGAACCATCGATGTTGCTTCCTAATTGCAGCACATGAACGAATGGCATGCCATGAAAGATTGGAAATGTCacgtttgtttgaaattcaTATGATATATGCTGCTTGTCAAGTATCTCAGTCAAACAAGCCTCGTCTCGCAGTCTAACTTGCTTACCAAATACCGAGGTTATAAATAGACCAGACCAAATACTTCATCATGCAGATcacacaaaacacaaaccaacaatattctctctctctctctctctctctctctctctctctctcccgtttTTCAATTGTCCAACACCAACATGACAACCAAGTTTTTCAGTTTGCTGCTTCTTTTCCTGAGCTCCACATTCATTGCAGTGAGTGCTCGACCTTTCAATATCATGAAGCACAGAAACTCTGGTCGTAGAGCAATTGGAGGTTTCTTTGATGGGTTGTCTCTTGAAGCCATCAAAGAATCGGGCCCTAGCCCAGGTGAGGGGCACCAGTTTACCAACCAACAAACCCTCGGAGGGATTAAAAGCTCAGGCCCAAGTCCTGGCACAGGAAATAAATTCACAAATGTTGAGACTCTTGGTGGGATTAAGGATTCTGGTCCAAGTCCTGGTACTGGACACAAATTCACAAATGTTGAGACTCTGGGAGGGATTAAGGATTCCGGCCCTAGTCCTGGTACAGGAAACAAATTCACAAATATTGAGACTCTCGGAGGGATTAAGGATGCCGGCCCAAGTCCTGGTACAGGAAACAAATTTACAAATGTCGAAACTCTCGGAGGAATTAAAAAGTCGGGCCCAAGCCCTGGTACAGGAAACAAAGTAACAAATGTTGAGATCCTCGGTGGGATTAAGGACTCAGGTCCAAGCCCTGGTACAGGAAACAAATTCATAAATGTTGAGACACTTGGAGGGATTAAGGACTCGGGCCCAAGCCCTGGTACAGGAAACAAATTTACAGATAACACCCATCAATGAATATTCGTGATCATCTCAATAGAAATTAGAAATATTCGTTATGTATTTTctcatttacatttttttgttgattttatttatatttatactcCATGTATCTTCGAAATAAGATAATTTATGTTCATgtcatttcattttatatttttctccaaaaaatttcttcatcaTGTAAGTTTCCATACATGTTTCCAACTCTTATATAACGGAGCACATGTACCCGTCCCGTTTCTACTTTTTATACTAAATGGAGAGACCTAAGTTATGAACTCTAATGAATATATTGTATTTAACGGAGCCTTTATTCAAATATAACATTTTTTCTAATATATAGTCCTCTTTTATTGAGGGGTTCTTCACATCTTCATTCagagatcatccttacaaaaaatcatgcaaattgaaaatcattaagacATCTAATTGAGACCAACAAACTTAATGAACACGGTGCATCAAGAAagtatttcaatttcaataatttaattgagtggtcaaataatatcatattcaagtgatttatttatttttatttttatttttgtagagatgatctttgaattagtgaaatacaatgagGAGCGAGCCCTACAAAAGTGTCTCTTATATAGATGAAACTTTAGAGATGGGAAGCGCACAAGAAGAACTCGGGACATATTAATTTATGGAAGATactaatgaaaataattcagatttatttttcaatcctCAAGTAGAAGATCAACATGTACCAAAAATTGGTCAAGAATTTGAATCACTTGAGGATGCCTATAACTTCTATAACAACTACGCAAAACAAGCGGAATTTAGTGTTCGAAGTTATTGTCAGCAAAAGAGTAAAACTTCTAATGAGATCTTGTGGAAGTGAAAGGCGGCGAGGTGTAGTACGAAGTGGGTGTAAGGCTAAGATTGTGTTTTTGAAGGTAAGAGAAGGAACAAAATACATAATTTCTAACTTTATGGAGGGCCACAATCATGCTTTGACAGCCCCTCAAATGGTACATTTGTTGAGATCGCATCGTAAAATTTCTGAAGTTAATAAAGCATTGGCACAACGATTTGGTGATGTTAATATCCCAACACATCAACAATTTAGTCTTCTTGAAGTGCAAGCAGGAGGGATGCAAAACATTAGATATACGAAGAAAGATTTATATAATTACAAAAGACAATTGCATAGAAAGATGAAGAGGCATGATGCACAGATGTTGAGTGAGCATTTTATTGGTGAGCAAGCAAAAAATGAATCTTTCTTTTGTATGATAGAGGATGACGATGATGATAGGCTTAAACATTGTTTTTGGGCTGATCCAACATCTAGAAGAGCTTATAAGTTTTATGGTGATGTGGTTGTATTTGATACCACTTACAATACTAATCGGTATGGTATGGTATTTGCCCCACTGGTAAGAGTTAATAACCATGGTCAAACTGTTctttttggttgtgggttCTTAAGCAATGAGACCACTGAGTCTTTTCTTTGGTTGTTTGAGCAGTTTAAGAAAACTATGACTACTGCTCCACCCAAAATAATTATTACAGATCAAGATCCAGCGATGGGAAATGCTATTTCACAAGCTTTTCCAAGTGTGTTTCATAGATATTGCATTTGGCACATTCTGGATAAGTTTTCTCAAAAGATAAACACTTGCATTTATAAGGATGAAAATAGAGAACTTTAAAGTTGTGTGTGGGAATCAAACACAAAGGAAGAATTTGAGTTAAAGTGGATGGATGTGGTCCACAAAGGTAAACTAAATGATGATGAGTGGCTATCTTCAATCTATAGAATACATTCAAGATGGATGCCAGCATATGTGAAAGATATTTTTTCAGCAGAAATGTCAAGTAGCCAACGAGTAGAAGGTGTTCATGCATTTTTCAAGCTCtatatttcaaaaagaaattatttaatGGATTTCATATTATGGTTTAATAGAGCGCTTGCCCAACAACGTCATGAAGAGATAATTGCTGATCATGTTGATATCAATGAGCAGCCTATGTTGAAATCTCCATTGATAATGAAGAAGCAAATGGctaccattttttttcttttttatttatttatttatttatgatataTGGTATTTTCCATTTTGCTTATACAAagttttctgattttcttaTGGTATGGGATTGTTTACTAAAAAGATTTTCTTATGACCATCTATTTCAATCATTTAtctgtttatattttttctaaaCTTTTGAAGATATCCTGTATACAAACTTTGCAAATCATCCGAAGAAGGCATGACTCTCAAATCATATCAGGAGATCATAATTAGCTTCAATATCCCCATCTCCAAATGAAATATAGTTAGTAATTATAAAGATCAGGTAAATACAGAGTATAATTAAACAACAGATCAGCCAAggtcatataaaaaaatcccacCCAGCAATACAACACCTCAccaaactcaaaacaaaacaaaagtgagccaagttcatacgaagacCAAGtaaaacccaaacccaaatcAGCAAGGATCTCcctataaaaagaaatagaaaatcaaCGTAGGGAAGAAGGGAAATGACGTATTGCATATACAGAGTCACAAATAGCAATTGATGAAAGCATCGAATGAAAGCAGAGGGAAGTGGtggaagaaagaaacagagagagattaGTAGATTGGAGGTGCATGCACAGAAATGAAAGCACAGGAAGAGAAGGTGTTGTGTTGGAAGAAGGAAACAGAGGTTAGTAGATTGAAGGTGTAAGGAATTTTGGTTCTTACTAAAAGACTGAAACCCTTTTCAATGATGTTTTAAATCTAGAGCGTACAAGGCATCTAATGGTCACAAATAGAAGTTCGCATTCACTCCGCACACTTGGACTTTGCAATAGAGAAAGTccctatatatatgcatatgtatattataatattataatattacagtcccgatctcttggactacaggagtccaagagattgtggtcacccaccgttggatattaatccaatggttcaaaatgatatatatataaatgcaatatgacataaatgattattacccgattcaagtcaaccgttgaatttacatctaacggtgagtgaccataactctcttggactacaaggGTCTAaaagatcaggactgtataatattatatacgtAGATATGAAGCTTTCTTCAATGGAATGTCTTTATTGTATATGAAAGTGCACGGTAGTGATAATCACACTtcgatttgaattttttgtaactttctttatattttttatacaaaaaaataatctaAAATATTATACTTTATGTAACAAGagaatcaaattcaaactcatgTAGAAAGAGATATACACACAATCTCCAGCTGACCTAACACACCCGCACGCACTCTCtatgttttataatttaatttttcttttgttaggaaaaataacaaatggaTAAAATATTGACGTGAAAATCGTCTCCTAAAAccgaaaaagtaaaaaaataataataatttacaaAGCTCCCCCGAAAGAGAAGTGGAATTATTAGACTGACAAGTTGGATCAGCATTTTTGTTCTCCCGCGGTTGACTGTTGGGTCTGCAAAAATGGGGAACTCGTCGACGGACGACTCCGCCACCAATGGCCGCGGGCCGCCGTTAAATTCCAGCGTCTACTCGGAGGGAGATATGATCCTTGCGTACGACGCCAAGGCAAGCCacttttcctttctcttccCCAACCTCCATCTTCCCTAATCTAACTACCCCACTTTTCcgaattcttttttatttatttagctcTGCAATTTTATTAAAGTTTGCTAGAGCTGTAGTATTATCAAGATTGATCGATTTGTTTGTCCAATGCCTATTGCAATCATGAAATTTTGTTCACCTAGAAATGCTTTAAACCTTATGCTGGAAATTTGATACGaatgctttttctttgcatCAATTTCTGGTTTTGCTGTATGTTGAGATTAAATTATGCTTCGTCTCGAGTAGCTGACTttactctctcttttttctgctATAATTTTCATGTAAAACAACTATAACCTTTCACAACTCTTTTTttccactttttttctttttctttttccaatatctggatttactttttcttttattgcaTTTATACACATGATCATGTTATTTTCTACATTCAGTTATTCTCTGTCTATGCAAAGCTGCTTATGTTTCTTCTACTCACAGATGAAAAATGCTTCCTTTGAGAACTGTTTCATATTCTCCTTGGGTcttatttatgttttctttacTGCCATTTCTTTGATGGGCTATTTCTGGGTTCTATAATTGTTAGGACACTGTCTCCTTGGAAAATCTTGTCATGAGTCAAATTCCCTCAATACTAAGGAAGCAAGTTGTTGATGATCCGGAATTTGTTTATCAGCAGGATAAGGTACATATGAACTGTTAGAAGCAACTTCTCTTGGTTGTCATTTAACAATTATAAAGAATGATGGTTTCACGGTTaaattaaatatgtttttcaAGAATCTATTTGGTTCTTCACATGTTTCCCATGATCGAAGTACCTCCAACCTTTCAGAGATACATTTTAGTGTTTCAATACTATATTGATTGTTGAATCCTTTGGTTCTTCACATGTAGCCCAAATGCTTTTTGAGTTGGATGGCAAATAGGGGtagttaaataaaaatatgtgtatttgaaaatttaattgtGTTTTGACATTTTACCATATTTATGTATGTTTTCTCAGTTGACTTCCTTGCACGTCAAtaatctctttctctttctttatatGGAACCTCTACCTGGGACatcatacaaaataaaatacaaaggaAGCTAATGATGGGTTAGGATTCTATGTCatcaaattggaaaaaaattaaaacggACCTAATTATTTCACTCTCTGCCTATTCCTTTCTCAAATTTTGCTAGCATTCTTTAGCAGTTAGACCAAGAAATAAGAATAATGTTTGAGGCCATGTGCTTAAACTAAAGAATGCAGCATTCAGATTCTAAATGAATATGAAATGATACAGTTTTGTATTATTAGTAGTGATCGTTATGGTTAAAATGGTTGGATATTTTTCACCAGGACCCTTTAGGAATGGATACTGGAAGTAGTAGTCAAGTCAATGAGAGTAATAGAAAAGGGAGTAGACGTGTATGGACtaaagaggaggaggatgcaCTTTTAGACATCCTAGAGGAGCTGGTTGCAAAGGGCCATCGTGCTAATCGTACTTTCAGAGCTGGTACATTGATTGTAATAGAAAATTCCTTGCGAGTTTTGTGTCCAGGATCGGGACTGAAAGCTAACCCACACATCGagtcaaaaattaaaaagttgaaGAAGCAATTCAGTATAGTATATGACATGGTCAACAAAACCGGGTTTGGGTGGAATGATGTGAGGAAATGTGTGAAGGTTGACAGTGAAGAGACATGGAAAGCATATCTTCAGGTATGATAATATTGACTCCATAGTATGATCCTTTTTGAATTGTTGATAAATGAAGTGTCAGTTTATAACGTATGTTTTACCTGTGATATTACATTTGTACCATAAGCACTAACGTTTGTTGATTGAACTTTTAGCATCACAAGGAAGCATATGGGTGGAGGGGCAAACATTTTCCACTCTATGATAGACTTGTTAGAATATTTAAGGTGGACCACGCAAATGTAAAAACATCCCAAACTCCAGCTGAGAAAATTGAAGAGATAAACTGTGATGAGGTTAATGCAACTGAATTTGGGATAGAGGAAGACACTTGTCCAAGATCAGTTGACCAAAACTCAACCACCAAGCAAACGGATCAATTGCATTCCCCacaagaaaagaggaaaaggcAAGATGATACTGGAGGTAGTAGTGAAATCCATGAGACAAATAGAAAAGGCAGCAGACGTGTATGGACcaaagaggaggaggatgcaCTTTTAGGGATCCTAGAAGATCTAGTTGCAAAGGGTTATCGTGAAAATGGTACTTTCAAATCTGGTACATTGACTTTAATAGAAAAAGCTTTATGCAATTTATGTCCAGCATCAGAACTGAAAGCTAACCCACACGTTGagtcaaaaatgaaaaaattgaagaagcaATACCGTCTAATATATGACATGATCAACAGAAGTGGGTTTGGGT
Protein-coding regions in this window:
- the LOC18773318 gene encoding uncharacterized protein LOC18773318; the encoded protein is MGNSSTDDSATNGRGPPLNSSVYSEGDMILAYDAKDTVSLENLVMSQIPSILRKQVVDDPEFVYQQDKDPLGMDTGSSSQVNESNRKGSRRVWTKEEEDALLDILEELVAKGHRANRTFRAGTLIVIENSLRVLCPGSGLKANPHIESKIKKLKKQFSIVYDMVNKTGFGWNDVRKCVKVDSEETWKAYLQHHKEAYGWRGKHFPLYDRLVRIFKVDHANVKTSQTPAEKIEEINCDEVNATEFGIEEDTCPRSVDQNSTTKQTDQLHSPQEKRKRQDDTGGSSEIHETNRKGSRRVWTKEEEDALLGILEDLVAKGYRENGTFKSGTLTLIEKALCNLCPASELKANPHVESKMKKLKKQYRLIYDMINRSGFGWNDLKKCLEVDSEESWKSYVQDHKEADGWRDKYFPLYDRLVDIFGVGHATVKPYQTPVERVEVMNYNEEINCDDDINCEAEINCDEDINCDEESTDVGTEEDAYSRPVDQISTNKQTDQSYSSPRNRRQHGGLSVALDEIPASFVEMIKASNEQTRVLCESLQPKGNEAGELYREVKPMGLSVTDRVKALRLLVANPFYAELFLTLDNEEKLEFVKQLIDESSKK